A single Methanofollis fontis DNA region contains:
- a CDS encoding DNA-methyltransferase, with protein MDQPLETYVPADILAIAEAEGQRAIPQIAKNPALIKEIEALSSNLPSQHRFINRDSRNLDCIPDESVHLVVTSPPYWILKKYPEKDEQLGQIADYEHFLDELDRVWQHIYRVLVPGGRLVIVVGDVCLPRRIVGRHMVMPLHASIQEHCRKIGFDNLAPIIWYKIANACFEAKSPGSFLGKPYEPNAIVKNDIEYILFQRKPGGYRKPTQAARLLSVISEENHKAWFRQIWDLKGASTREHPAPYPQELAERLVRMFSFVGDTVLDPFGGTGTTALAAGRWGRNSITVEIEEKYFSMEIDRFIHQFKQSRLF; from the coding sequence TTGGACCAGCCACTCGAAACCTATGTCCCTGCAGATATTCTTGCAATCGCCGAGGCCGAAGGGCAGCGTGCAATCCCCCAGATCGCCAAGAACCCTGCGTTGATAAAAGAGATCGAAGCACTCTCCAGCAACCTCCCGTCGCAGCACCGCTTTATCAATAGGGACAGTCGGAACCTCGACTGCATTCCCGATGAAAGTGTTCACCTCGTCGTCACCTCGCCGCCGTACTGGATTCTCAAAAAATACCCTGAAAAGGATGAACAACTCGGCCAGATTGCAGATTACGAACATTTTTTGGATGAACTGGATCGGGTCTGGCAACATATCTATCGGGTCCTCGTCCCCGGCGGTCGGCTGGTCATCGTCGTCGGGGATGTCTGCCTCCCCCGCAGGATAGTCGGGCGCCACATGGTCATGCCCCTCCATGCCTCCATACAGGAGCACTGCCGGAAGATCGGGTTTGACAACCTGGCGCCGATCATCTGGTATAAGATCGCAAACGCCTGTTTCGAGGCAAAATCGCCAGGCTCGTTCCTGGGCAAACCCTATGAACCGAACGCGATTGTCAAAAACGATATCGAATACATCCTCTTCCAGAGAAAACCAGGGGGTTATCGGAAACCCACTCAGGCGGCCCGGTTGTTGTCGGTCATCTCCGAAGAGAATCATAAGGCGTGGTTCCGGCAGATCTGGGACCTCAAGGGGGCCTCGACCCGTGAGCATCCTGCACCCTACCCACAGGAACTGGCAGAACGGCTTGTGCGGATGTTTTCGTTTGTTGGTGACACGGTGCTCGATCCCTTCGGCGGAACGGGAACAACCGCTCTTGCTGCAGGGCGGTGGGGGCGAAACAGCATCACCGTCGAGATAGAAGAAAAATATTTCTCAATGGAGATTGATCGGTTTATTCATCAGTTTAAACAGTCTCGATTATTCTGA
- a CDS encoding DUF2085 domain-containing protein: protein MKYAWDNQIGPNLRISILGRTMLLCLCHRKEERTTYFFGFENILCARCQGILFGMLSGVLCWMYSLSFIPTIVAVLFMIPMLVDGFTQNFNKRESTNTLRIITGFLFGYGFAIFFLTTFHT, encoded by the coding sequence ATGAAGTATGCCTGGGACAATCAAATTGGTCCAAATCTCCGGATATCCATTCTTGGAAGAACCATGTTACTCTGTCTGTGCCACAGAAAAGAAGAAAGAACAACCTATTTTTTCGGTTTCGAAAACATTCTGTGTGCTCGGTGCCAGGGAATTTTATTTGGAATGCTATCAGGCGTTCTCTGCTGGATGTATTCCCTATCATTTATCCCTACAATTGTGGCAGTTTTATTCATGATTCCCATGCTTGTTGATGGGTTCACTCAAAACTTCAACAAAAGAGAAAGCACGAACACGTTGAGGATAATTACGGGATTTTTATTTGGTTATGGCTTTGCCATATTTTTCCTTACAACATTCCATACGTAA
- a CDS encoding zinc ribbon-containing protein — MPYTCGEKPGKGRYVCLHCGEDLYLDDDTDRLPPCSRCERCDFRKAY, encoded by the coding sequence ATGCCATACACCTGTGGCGAAAAACCTGGAAAGGGCAGATATGTCTGCCTCCACTGTGGTGAAGATCTCTACCTCGACGACGACACCGACCGCTTGCCCCCCTGTAGCCGGTGTGAACGCTGTGATTTCAGGAAGGCGTACTAG
- a CDS encoding DUF6979 family protein yields the protein MEDEMGVFGKTAVRAVEIIQSGSVQDPNEAWEKGAMEVSRSESTRNKGCPRDSFLGLCEEGMVKGVPPGAYTRSKKNKQYAVSAVRLLAKSNNLPTQSDLWAKISDTAHQGQLDVVYELWQQDLIVDPDNFARRNR from the coding sequence GTGGAGGATGAAATGGGAGTTTTTGGAAAAACTGCAGTTCGTGCCGTTGAAATAATTCAATCTGGATCAGTTCAAGACCCGAATGAGGCGTGGGAAAAGGGTGCGATGGAGGTATCACGATCAGAATCCACACGGAACAAAGGGTGCCCGAGAGATTCATTTTTAGGACTCTGTGAAGAGGGAATGGTGAAGGGGGTTCCCCCTGGCGCGTACACCCGATCTAAAAAGAACAAACAATATGCCGTGAGTGCGGTCCGCCTCTTGGCAAAATCAAATAATCTGCCCACACAGTCTGATCTATGGGCAAAAATCTCGGATACAGCCCATCAAGGACAACTTGATGTGGTGTATGAATTGTGGCAACAAGATCTGATCGTCGACCCGGACAATTTCGCACGAAGGAATAGATAA
- a CDS encoding ArdC family protein: MASVYEMVRDRIISSLESGTVPWRQTWQGMTPCNLATRRPYRGINRVLLAGHSWWGTYRQIQRAGGHVRKGERAAGLVVLWKYDEERKVRDPATGEVRRVVARRERPLVRYYKVFHLGQCDGIEPEGLAAPEPVASCEEVIRRNEPRVRAGEPAYYPGRDVITMPGPERFESAAAYYSTFFHELTHWTGAAHRLDREGITRAARFGSERYSREELTAEMGAAFLCAICGIDTPPVAENQAAYIAGWLRRIREGTAADVVRAASDAQRAADWLTGALRPLPWGGRSAARAHHDRGASAPVTLYPAARPRRRSVLARPARGAPTAGAHQYRE; this comes from the coding sequence ATGGCCTCGGTCTATGAGATGGTGCGGGACCGCATCATCTCCTCTCTTGAGTCGGGGACGGTGCCCTGGCGGCAGACCTGGCAGGGCATGACGCCGTGCAACCTCGCCACCCGCCGACCCTACCGCGGGATCAACCGGGTGCTGCTGGCCGGTCATTCTTGGTGGGGTACCTACCGGCAGATCCAGCGGGCGGGCGGGCATGTGCGGAAGGGCGAGCGGGCCGCCGGTCTGGTGGTGCTCTGGAAGTACGACGAGGAGCGAAAAGTGCGCGACCCGGCGACCGGCGAGGTGCGGCGGGTGGTGGCCCGACGGGAGCGGCCCCTTGTGCGCTACTATAAGGTGTTCCACCTCGGCCAGTGCGACGGCATCGAGCCGGAGGGCCTCGCCGCCCCGGAGCCGGTGGCCTCGTGCGAGGAGGTGATCCGGCGGAATGAGCCGCGGGTGCGGGCGGGCGAACCGGCGTATTATCCGGGGCGGGACGTGATCACCATGCCGGGGCCGGAGCGGTTCGAGAGCGCCGCCGCCTATTATTCGACCTTTTTTCACGAACTGACGCACTGGACCGGGGCGGCCCACCGCCTGGATCGGGAGGGGATCACCAGGGCGGCCCGCTTCGGGAGCGAACGCTATTCCCGCGAGGAACTGACAGCCGAGATGGGGGCGGCGTTTCTGTGTGCGATCTGCGGGATCGATACGCCGCCGGTGGCCGAGAACCAGGCGGCCTATATCGCGGGGTGGCTCCGGCGGATCCGGGAGGGGACGGCGGCCGATGTGGTGCGGGCGGCGAGCGATGCGCAGCGGGCGGCGGACTGGCTGACCGGGGCGCTTCGGCCTCTTCCCTGGGGGGGACGCTCTGCTGCTCGTGCTCACCATGACCGGGGCGCTTCGGCCCCGGTTACGCTCTATCCCGCCGCCCGCCCCCGCCGGCGGTCCGTGCTTGCTCGCCCGGCTCGCGGCGCACCGACCGCCGGGGCCCACCAATATCGTGAATAA
- a CDS encoding DUF6932 family protein: protein MVESQIPDFVENGYLPPGYYPATLREYKNRFVTEFPESETRSTIFSDFIGYAGFLSTFKITIEKWMGGSFTSAKLNPGDIDMVVLYDGLKYNGHPEQDEFDRFFLINNGYQILYHHTIYIPVYPETDRRYNITFAEVQRWKEFFSTDESETIKRGLVILDTLSEEYKMTLLEEVSQ from the coding sequence ATGGTAGAGAGCCAGATCCCGGATTTTGTTGAAAATGGATATTTGCCCCCAGGATATTACCCCGCAACATTAAGGGAATATAAAAATAGATTTGTTACCGAATTCCCAGAATCAGAAACACGAAGCACGATTTTTTCCGATTTTATAGGATATGCTGGATTTTTATCGACTTTTAAAATCACAATTGAAAAATGGATGGGGGGGAGTTTTACATCTGCTAAACTCAATCCAGGAGACATAGATATGGTAGTTCTTTATGATGGTCTAAAATACAATGGGCACCCTGAACAAGACGAATTTGATAGATTCTTTTTAATAAACAATGGATATCAGATTCTTTATCATCATACAATATATATTCCCGTGTATCCAGAAACAGATAGAAGATACAACATTACATTTGCTGAGGTGCAGAGATGGAAAGAATTTTTTTCCACTGATGAGAGTGAGACGATAAAACGAGGTCTGGTAATTCTTGACACCCTATCAGAGGAATACAAAATGACACTACTTGAGGAGGTTTCACAGTAA
- a CDS encoding PaeR7I family type II restriction endonuclease, protein MVNERILQEISRDDYFSDAVRYFWDKRASQAEDQNNRGVKDQGSRSEATGGKHMDGFFSLIETLLLDVGVPAEDICTRKRNLDLPGFFRAEKQWDLIVIKHRPEGEKELVAVLELKSQKGPSFGNNINNRTEEVLGSAYDLWTAYREGAFKTSPSPWLGYMLLLEDCDKSRKSVRNNEPHFDVFPEFKNASYAERYHQTCLRLVRERVYSEVCYLLADQEEKMKARNYSEPDEMLAGTRFLRSLCSHLNNFYELK, encoded by the coding sequence ATGGTGAACGAACGGATTCTTCAAGAGATTTCACGAGATGACTATTTTTCCGATGCGGTGCGGTATTTCTGGGATAAACGGGCGTCACAGGCGGAGGACCAGAATAACCGGGGGGTGAAAGATCAGGGCAGCCGTTCGGAGGCGACGGGCGGAAAGCACATGGACGGGTTTTTCTCCCTCATCGAAACGTTGTTGCTGGATGTTGGTGTGCCTGCGGAGGATATCTGCACACGGAAGAGAAACCTGGACCTTCCCGGATTTTTTCGCGCTGAAAAACAGTGGGATCTGATTGTCATTAAACACCGCCCTGAAGGAGAGAAAGAACTGGTTGCGGTTCTTGAACTGAAGTCTCAGAAGGGGCCGTCGTTCGGGAACAACATCAACAACCGGACCGAGGAAGTGTTGGGGAGTGCGTATGATCTCTGGACAGCCTACCGAGAAGGTGCCTTCAAGACGTCACCATCTCCCTGGTTGGGATATATGCTCTTGCTGGAGGACTGCGACAAGTCCCGGAAGAGCGTGAGAAATAACGAGCCGCACTTTGATGTTTTCCCTGAGTTTAAGAACGCCTCCTATGCTGAACGCTATCATCAGACCTGCCTGCGGCTGGTGCGGGAGCGGGTCTATTCTGAGGTGTGTTATCTGCTGGCGGACCAGGAGGAGAAGATGAAGGCCAGGAATTATTCTGAACCAGATGAGATGTTGGCAGGGACGCGGTTCCTGCGGTCCCTGTGCTCGCATCTGAATAATTTTTATGAACTGAAGTGA
- a CDS encoding PH domain-containing protein, with amino-acid sequence MATQEEINEQIKQIGAGGFLYRKEVKALPSILWEDENLEKLVQGFYHGGTGILVATDKRLIFIDKGLIYGLRVEDFPYDKITSIQYKTGLILGEITIFASGNNARIENIQKGEVKPFAEYVRARITGKMGHASAPQNTPVAQDDIISKLEKLASLKEKGILSDEEFIEQKARILNQ; translated from the coding sequence ATGGCCACACAAGAGGAGATAAATGAACAAATTAAGCAGATTGGGGCCGGTGGTTTCCTTTACAGGAAAGAAGTTAAAGCATTGCCCAGTATCCTTTGGGAGGATGAAAACCTCGAAAAATTAGTCCAGGGGTTTTACCATGGTGGTACAGGCATCCTCGTTGCAACGGACAAACGTCTCATTTTCATTGATAAGGGATTAATCTACGGATTACGTGTAGAAGATTTTCCCTATGATAAAATAACTAGCATCCAGTATAAAACAGGCCTCATACTTGGAGAAATTACCATTTTTGCCTCTGGTAACAATGCAAGGATAGAAAATATCCAGAAAGGAGAAGTGAAACCCTTTGCAGAATATGTCAGGGCACGAATCACCGGCAAGATGGGGCATGCAAGCGCACCACAAAATACACCTGTGGCTCAGGATGACATCATTTCGAAACTCGAAAAGTTGGCGTCCCTTAAAGAAAAAGGCATATTATCAGATGAAGAATTTATCGAACAGAAAGCAAGGATACTAAATCAGTAG
- a CDS encoding site-specific integrase, translating to MKSAPTLSDSSFHCVKSEYAENSINRGLSNGTLTACDADLIREFIAESQSCNNIGAGRTNKLVFTLVGWRRFIGPYLENSMADIYKGISVLKTATSARGRPFKRNTIVDHIVILKQFYGWAIENGYTDLPDRKIHRLKVPTKDTMTKEASDLLTPAEVTAMMAATLWSRDRALIMMLYEGGFRIGEMGTLAWKDVLMDQYGAVVNVNFKTGKPRYVRLVMAREHLATWRNDYPFHPVGDALVFVNQRGRPLTHATVQKQLTRLAKRAEITKHITPHIFRHSRITHMITEGISESVIKLMMWGNITTPMFKTYAHLTGQDIDQEILRTYGIARDGTRHRRPRLEPRQCPHCQTINGPSSHFCSTCGRSITEEAAESMDECLTVARGSQEYDLLLKQLRADLERKI from the coding sequence ATGAAAAGTGCGCCAACGCTTTCAGACAGCTCTTTCCATTGCGTCAAGAGCGAGTATGCGGAGAACTCCATCAACCGTGGTCTTTCCAACGGCACGCTCACCGCGTGTGACGCCGACCTGATCCGTGAGTTCATCGCCGAATCGCAGTCCTGCAACAACATCGGTGCAGGCCGAACAAACAAGCTCGTCTTCACCCTCGTCGGGTGGCGACGCTTCATCGGGCCATACCTGGAGAACAGCATGGCCGACATCTACAAGGGCATCTCTGTCCTCAAAACCGCCACCAGCGCCCGCGGCAGACCCTTCAAGCGAAACACCATCGTCGACCACATCGTCATTCTCAAACAGTTCTATGGGTGGGCGATCGAGAACGGTTACACCGACCTCCCTGACCGAAAGATCCATCGCCTCAAGGTTCCGACCAAGGACACCATGACCAAAGAGGCCTCCGACCTGCTCACACCCGCCGAGGTGACGGCCATGATGGCCGCCACCCTCTGGAGCCGGGACCGTGCCCTCATCATGATGCTCTACGAAGGCGGGTTCCGGATCGGCGAGATGGGCACCCTCGCCTGGAAGGACGTGCTCATGGACCAGTATGGGGCCGTCGTCAATGTCAACTTCAAGACCGGCAAACCCCGCTACGTCAGGTTGGTCATGGCCCGGGAGCACCTTGCCACCTGGCGGAACGACTACCCGTTCCACCCCGTCGGCGATGCCCTCGTGTTTGTGAACCAGCGCGGCCGGCCCCTCACCCACGCCACCGTGCAGAAGCAGCTCACCCGCCTCGCCAAGCGTGCCGAGATTACGAAACACATCACCCCGCACATCTTCCGCCACTCCCGGATCACCCACATGATCACCGAGGGGATCTCGGAGAGCGTGATCAAACTGATGATGTGGGGCAACATCACCACCCCGATGTTCAAGACCTATGCCCACCTCACGGGCCAGGACATCGACCAGGAGATCCTGCGGACCTACGGGATCGCCCGGGACGGCACCAGGCACCGGCGCCCCAGGCTCGAGCCCCGCCAGTGCCCGCACTGCCAGACCATCAACGGCCCGTCCTCGCACTTCTGCAGCACCTGTGGGCGGTCCATCACCGAGGAGGCGGCCGAGAGCATGGACGAGTGCCTCACGGTCGCCAGGGGATCGCAGGAGTACGACCTCCTCCTCAAGCAGCTACGGGCTGACCTGGAGAGGAAGATCTGA